The genomic region TGCCAGAGGAATCTGGAGCACTCTGTGTGCCTTACCGTTTCTATAAGAGTTAGGGAAACATTTGCATTACCACAGTGCTTTATACTTCCTgcatataaagaaagaaattaatgagtAAACATTAAGAAGAAGgtaaattttataagaaaaaaaaagaacctggggcgcctgggtggctcagtcaggtaagcctctgactcttggtttcagctcaggtcatgatttcagggtcctgagatcaagccccccatagggctccccactcagcagggagtccgcttcccctctccctctccctctgcccctccccctgcttgtgcacttttctctctaaaataaataaataaatctttaaaaaaaaaaaacccaatgataAAAGGGAGGAGAATAAGTGAACAGTCAGAGAATAAGatcatttaatttcctttctgtttcaataaaataatggcagtagcagcagcagctaacatttattgagtgcttactctggACTAGGACTGTGCTAAAAGCTTTATATGTGTCATTTTATGTAACTTCTAAATTGTGTTGTGTCTGCCCTTTCTTTTCTGCAGTATCTTGGCTCAGTGTCAGGATGTAGAGCTCTCCTTTCTACAGCAACCAGAGGGATCCAGTCTCTTCAGTGGTACAAAGAGGGGAACACTGTTTCTCACTTCATACCGGGTAATTCTACTTCTACTTTGATCGGATTAACTGcacatttgttttccttaaaatggAGAGAGGTTAGACATTGACTTTCAAAGTGTTTTAAAACATTCACACTTTTATGATTTTCCATGTTGAGGAATATGGAAGAAAATGGGTGATGTTTCTCAATTAGGCCAGGATGTCAAAGCAGCCTTGACCTTAGAATTGCTCTGCTATGTCTCAATCCGTGGACAAACTGCATTCCTTCTCtgaaatttctttccttctcctagGTGATCTTCGTGACCTCACACACAGTCAATGactccatgttttcttttatgatgCCATTTGATCTAATGAGTAACTGCACCATCGAACAACCAGTCTTTACCTCCAACTTCATTAAAGGAATCATTCAGGCAGCTCCAGATGGTAAGTGTTCCCCttcagaagtgttttttttttgttgttgttgttttttttctcaaaagcttCCAGAAGGTTTAAGATTCAGACTTGGCTCATGCTGGAATTTAAAGAAAGCTGCCCTGCTCCTTTAGGTAGTGCTTCTCTCTGTCTGGGGCAGTCCTCTCTGGCCAGCGGTGCCAGCATCTTAGTGAGTGTGTGCCATTTCTTCCCCCAGGTGGCTGGGATGGACAGGCTACTTTTAAATTAGCCTTCAGAAAAGGAGGTGCCATCGAATTTGCCCAGTTGATGATGAAAGCTGCCTCTGCTGGTGAGCAATGCTAATAAAGATACTAAATGCTTTGGGGTTTTGAGGCCTGTGGAATTGAAGTAGGACTGTCTCCCATCGGGTCAAGACTTTGGCCTCTGTGGTCAGGCAGTTGGTAGCTGCCCATGTATTCAGCAGGCATTTCCTGAGCCTCCCTACTATGGGACACGTACCATACCACATGCTGGGAGCAAGATTATTCAGTCCCTCCGTGTCTTAAAGGAGTTTGCAATCTACCAGGAGCTTATACTCAGACACCTGAATGACTGATTTTACCTGATAATCTTTTGTCCCTTTAAATGCTGGTCTTATATCACTGAGTAGTTTCATTTTCAGGTCAGGGAGCCCCAGTTGCCTGAGCTCTTTTACCTCTGTCATgcctttttgtcttttctcctctggcttttcctttgcttctcttaGGTTTAGTTCCCTCTTCCCTGAGAAGAGGGAATAGGTATTGTCAAGCACTACGGCACCGACCTAGCCTACATACCAGATAACTCTTTCAGACTTCGGATACAAGTAATccttttatggggcacctggccggctcagtctgtagagcatgtgactcttgatctaggggttgtgagttcaagtcccatgctgggcacagagcctactaaaaaaaataaataaatcccttaatgatatatttttatttaatctagcCTCATTTCATATCCCTACTCTCTCACCTTTTGTACTCCAATCTAACTAGACTTCTTTGTGCCTTGTTCTCTCATCTCTGAGCCTTCATGCTATTTGTTCTTTatgggtaattttttaaattaattaactaattaattaatttatttatatttttaaagtaaactctatacccaatatggggcttgaactcatgaccccaggatcaagagtcacatgctctactgactgagcccaccaggtgccctgaaatttgctctgtctggaatgttctttctctttctcccttgcctCCACCCCCAACTCCAATCTAGTTGAGATGAACACAATCTAGTTGAGATGGACATATGCAAATATGCCATAATAGAGACATGGACAaagtgctggggacacagaaggATGGAATGAATTTTCTAGCTCAGAAGACTGACTAGATCATGATGCTATAAACCATGGTTAAGAATACAAGAGACAGTCTAAGTTGGAGGGGAAATGAGTTCAATTTTAGATATAATAATACTAACATTTAATGAATGCTTACCATATAGTGGGCAGTGTTCCAAGCCCTTTACATGTGTCAATATTTGTAACCCtcacaaaaacttatgatgtagcTACAATCATTTTCCCCAGTTGAAaacaggggaaactgaggcagtaaTGGTTATACAGTTTCCCAAGGCTGTCCAGGTAGACAGTGATGGAGCTAGAATCTGAACCCTAAACCTCTTCTCGCtcttttttttgaactttttattttgaaaaataatcatatctatggaaaagttgcaagaatattACAACAAACTCTCATGGACCATTTGTCTAGATTCacccattattaacattttcccacatttgctttatcttattctttttttgcttttttttaaattaagattttatttatttatttgacggagagacacagccagagagggaacacaagcagggggagtgggagagggagaagcaggcttcctgcggaggagggagcccgatgtggggctcgatcccaggaccctgggatcatgatctgagccgaaggcagacgcttaatgactgagccacccaggcgcccctttgcttttgtttttactgaaCTATTTGGGAGTAAGTCACAAAGatcatttccttcattcctaagtatttagGAGCAAGGGTATTCTCTTATCTACCCTCAGTCTACTTACCAAACTCAGAAAATTTAACATAGAAACAAtgctattatttaatatatgGTTTATATTCAAATTCAAATGGTTAAGCCATTACTGTTCCTAATTCTAatagcacactttttttttccaataaggATCTAATCCCAGATTACACATTGAATTTAGTTGTCCTACGTCTTTGGTCTCCTTTAATAAGGACTCaacctttctttgtctttcttgacaTTGACATTTTAAAGAGAATACAGGCTtattgttttgtagaatgtcccttaatttgggtttgtctgtttCCTCATGCTCAGATGCAGGTCATGCATTTTGGCAGGAATACTGTATTAAATGATGTTGTATTCTTTTGATCCTATACTCTTAATTCCTGCATCTTATTAAATGTGAGGTACATCGGAATGCTAGTGGCCAGTGGATGCGCAGCTGGGAGCTCCAAAGATGAACTATATCTAGAGACTGATTTAGAAATCCTCAGCACACAGGTCATCTCTGGAGCCATGTGAGTAATAGGATCATTCAGTGACTTAAGGATGGTATTCCAAGGGTCCTCAACATCTCAGGGATGGGTAGGGAGGAGTGACCGTAAATTGCAAAGGGGCTGACTGAGGTAGGAGGAGAATTGAGTGAGTTTATTATCCCAGAGGTCAAGGAAGGAAAGTTTCAAGCATTACTGAGTGGTCATCTGTCAGCTGCTACAGAGATGTTTGATAAAATTAAGACTGAAAAATGTGCATTGCATGTGGCAATTTGAGTTTGTTGGTGGTCTTAACAAGAGAGAAATGCTAAAGAAGACAGGTAGCAGAAAAGCCATATATAGGAAATTGAGGAGTAAGAAATTTTTTTACTGTTACCTTTAAGATACAGTGCAAAGATATAAAGGCCAAGGAGTTCACACGCTGTACCCAACCAACAGCTCATCGTTGTCCAAAGGACAGACAGCATCTGGAAGCCTGACATTGGATAACAAGGTGTCCTGGCAGACAGAGCATAGCCATGTGGAACCCAGAGTCAGGGGACACTTGGAAGTCCAGCTCCTCTTTGCTACAGATGTATGCAGAACTCAGAATAACTGCATACTGAGTCTTgaatttactcttatttttggcCTCACAGTACTGAGGGGGGCTTATTTTTAGGATTATGGATTAAGAATCAGGCAATGTGTGGGGATCCTCTTTGTGCTCTCATTAAGATCTGTTCCTTGGCCTGCAAAGCTACAGAGTCCCAGCAGTTACATAGCTACTTGGGAAGAGTTTAGGCAACTTATGTGAACTTGGCCCAATGTCTGGACCTATTATGGGTCTGATTATGTCATGGCTTATGTGTGGGAGcctacccccactcccccagtAAGTCAGGGCTTGTGAGATGGGCTTCCTTGAGGCCTTTAGAATTAACTACCCATCATGCTTCATGATCTGATTCTTTGACACTTTGCAgaagtcccttcccctctgcagAGCTGACTTGTTGGGGCTCTTTGATTCTTGTTTTTACCAAATATATATTGAGTACCTATTGTTTGCCAAACACTGTATAAGATAATTGAGAACACAACAGTGAACAAGGCGTCATAGTCCCTACCATTGTTAAACTTACAGTCTAGTGAGAGTCATATAAGAAATAAGCAAacagagacgcctgggtggctcagtcattaagtgtctgcctttggttcagatcatgatcccagggtcctgggatggagccccgtgtcgggctccttgctcagcgggtagccttcttctccctccccctctgcctgctgctctgcctacttgtgctctctctctctctctgtgtcaaataaataaataaaatcttttaaaaaaaagaagaaataagcaaacataaattaataaaataattacttctgGGAAGAATATTAATAGGATATTGAAAAGGAGGATAATAGGGGTAAAGCGGACAACTTTAGATTTATAATGAATTAGTTAAGATAATGCTAGCTACTGAAACAGATAAACCCCAAATTATCAATAGCTTAAGTCAATAGATATTACTGCTTATGTAAAGGACAATCAGCAGGGGTAAAAGGGGGCTCTGAACCACATAGCCCTGGAAAACATTTCCAAGTGAGGATTCTAACAAGTTGGCAAGATACATGAAGATTGCAAAGGGGCTGACTGAGGTAGGAGGAGAATTGAGTGAGTTTATTATCCCAGAGGTCAAGGAAGGAAAGTTTCAAGCATTACTGAGTGGTCTCTGCCATCTTTAAAGCATGGCTTCCACAGCCCCCCTGGATAGCcagcagagagggaaagagagtaaaGATTTCACCAGGGAAGCTTGCACCAGGGAAGACCTGGAAGCGGTGTACATTACTTCTGGTCATATGCCATAGGCCAGAAATTGGTGTGGTAGGCTGATAACGGTTCCCAAAGATATATCCATGTCCTAGTCCTCAGAATCTGTGAATGTTGCcttgtttggaaaaagaaatctttgcagatgtaattaatttaaggatcttgagatgaggggattaccctggattatccaggtgggccccaaatgccatcacaagggtccttataagagagatGCCGAGGAAGATAACAAGAagtgctttctttcttctgtatcacATTGCCATTACATTGGTCTTTAATGGATGTATCTTGCCAACTTGTTAGAATCCTCACttggaaatgttttctgaatattttttgtGGTAAGTGCTATGCTAGGCCCTGAATAAGCACAGGCAAATAAGACAcaatctctgccctcaagaagcatACAGTTCAGGACAAGGGAGGTGTATATTTTTTATCTTGTATCCTGGGAACATTGTTGGACACACATGTAAGATGATGGTTGATACTCAATTAATTATTTGGTTGATAGCTACTGTACATCTGACTTAAAAGAATTAAGAAGTCCTTATTTTGCCAAACTTGTCTTCTCAGCTGCCAGAGGAGTTCCACTTGGAAGTGTAAATTACTGGTTCAGCACTCCAGGACTGTACGTAGTTACTGGGCAGGGGCGCATGATGTGCTCCCAACAGATGCCTTGTCCAGGTAAGGAATGGCAGGGAAGTTCTTCTTGGGAGGTGGAAAAGTATGCCAGGGGCTCAAAGATCCACTCATTACTAGTTTGCCTCCAACTCTGCTACAGGAGAAACAGGAGAAGTTTAGGGAATTGGAAAATAGTTGAGTCCATGACTTCATTTCTAGACTGAAGCCCAGTGGCAGGTCAGCAAGTGACTGGGCTTCAGTTTCAGGCTTACTTTTAATTGTAATGTACACACATATGGAGCATACTTGGGAAACTCCTGTTAGCGGGAACAGTCACTTCCTGCTCATAGCCTGAGCAGAAAAAGTGtgctcttccccacctcccccttcccATTTCACACAAGTATAGCCATCATGCTTGTGCCATGCACTTCAACCTCACTGAGGACTCCAGCTTTATGCCCTGTGCCCTTTAACAGTTGTGCCTGTCCACAGTGATTCTCAAACGTGGTCCACAGTCTACAGGTGGGCCACAAAGGGTCTCCTAACAGGCTGTCAGCAGGCCCCAAAATGTAGCCCTTTCTTGAGTTCTCCTTGGAACATGACATTACATGTCTACCAGCTTTTAGTTTTGTACACAACTGATGTCACAAAATTACGTCTTTATAGTTGTGTACCTAAAAATATAatctaataattcttttaaatgcattcatctcttagaggtgcctgggtggctcagttggttaagcctctgactcttggtttcagctcaggttgtgatctcagggtcgtgagatcgagccctgtgtcaggctctgtggtcAGTTTGGAGTTTTCTTGGGattcttttccccctcctcctgcctccccttctgctccttcccccactttcatgcactctctctctccttaataaataaataaaaatctttaaaataaataaataaatgcattagtctcttaaattatgtagaaaaaaaaaatggaattacaaGCCATTGGTAGAAAAATACTAGCTTTTGTAATTGTCCAGTGATTCACCTTTACTGAGATCTTTAGTTCTATAAAGATGGCTTTAAATTATTGTCTGTTGTCCTTTCACTTCACCCTGCAGGACTACCTTAAGCACTTCTTGCCCTGCAAGAATGaacttcagcttttgtttatctgggaacaTCTTCATTTCTCCCTCACTCTTGAAGGAGTTTGGCCAAATAGAGGATTCTTGTTTGACAGTTTATTTCTGGCCTCtaaagtttctgatgagaaatctgctaattatcttattgaggatcccttgtatgtgatgattcacttctctcttgctgctttcaagattctccctttgtctctgtcttttgAAAGTTTAATTAGAATGTATTTCAGCGTGTGTTTCTTTAAGTTGATCTTACTTGAAGTTTATTGAGCTTCCtggatgtttatattcatgttttCATCAAATATGGGAAGTTtacagtcattatttcttcaaatatttgctctgtccctttttctcctccttctgggacTTCCACAGTATGTATGTTGGTCTGCTCGGTGGTGTTCCACAGGTCCCTCAGTTCACTGTTCTTCAGTGTTTggttgggttgttgttgttgttttttccctatTCCTCAACCTTTACTGTTTCCATTGTCTTATCTTCAAGTTAAcggattcattcttctgcctactcaaatctgaatttgaatccctctagtgaatttttcatttcagttactgtactattcagctccagaatttctttttggtttcttgttAAGTTTTCCACCTCTACTGATATTTGTGTTTGATGCATACATCATTTTCTTGACTTCCTCCacattttcctttagttctttgagaaTCTTTAAGAccattcttttaaagtttttttctagTTAGCTGaaacataaatatgtattacAGCAAAACAACTTGACAGTTGTCCATTCATTGACTCAGTTAAACCACTTTGGAAATGtagccaagaaaataaataaagcccagGTTTATTGCAATGTGAATTAGAAAGTTGgaaacggggtgcctgggtggtgcagttaagtgtcagactcttggtttcagctaaggtggtgatctcaggatcctgggatcgggtccaCCTCGTCTttgagctcagtgtggagtctgcttaagactttctccctctccctctgcccctcccccctcctgtgcTTGAGCTcgagcgtgctctctctctcaaataaataaataaataaaagctaaaaaaaagaaagttggaaacAATATGCTCTCCTACAGCAGGGAAATTAAGTAGCACCTATCCATGTGGTAAAATATTGTCCAGCTTTTAATGTAtgaaatatgttaataatataaagaaattttttataatgTCAAGTAAAAAGAGCCAGATAAAAAAATGTGTGGGTGTTATGATTGTgattgtataaaaatattaagagatcCTACaaagaaatacaccaaaatattaagTTTTTGTCTTTGAGAATGGAATTATAGATGACTTTTAAAGTtcatcttttctctattttccaaatgCATATTCCCATTGAGCATGTATTACTTTCTTCATACTCaaacaaaattaagtaaattatatctATGAGCACAACTATAAGTAATATAGAGATATAACTGTAGGGTTATTTTCATGTTAATTTGAACCCCTCCACAACAGGAAATGATAAAACCTTCATCTTGTGGTGGCTGAAGGATCTGGTTTTAGCATTATTCTGCCTGAATTCTCTTCCTGTGTcagtttgcttcttcctccttcttacCTACTCCTTGTCCACTCTAAAAAATgagtaactgattttttttttccttctcagcaTACCCATTTGTTGTCTATGGAGCCCCACAGGCAGGATACAGAACCGCACAAGTGGGATACGGACACCTGCAGGCGGGATACGTACCCCCACAGGCGGGATACGGACTCTCACCAGGGGTGTATGGAACCCCACAGGTGGGATACGGACCCCCACAAGCAGGATATGGGTCCCCACCTGTGGGATACAGACCCCCACCTGGGGTATATGGAACCCCCCCTGCAGGATACGGACCCCTACCAGCTGGAAATGAAGCTTCACCGGCTGCAAATGAAACCCCACCTGCTGCAAATGAAGCCCCGCCTCCAGGATATGAAGTTCCACCTGCTGGAAATGGAGCTGGGTCTAGCAGATTTATGGCAGCCCAGCCTGCTGGGCATGAGCCTTCTCTCCCCCCTGCTTCGTCTTCTGTGGTCCAGCCACCATCTTTCAGGAAATAACCCTTGAAGACTCACCAAGCAAAGTGGCACTCAAGAACCAAGGTCAGGACAAGAAGGCGGACTCAGCTATGTGATTAAAGGCGTGTCTGAGGTAGTGTGGCACCCTGAGGGAGGGCAGTCTTAGGGGGAGGATAAAGCTTTACTTCCATGCCTAGACTTTAGAAGCTGAGTCAACTCTTGATTAGATGGGCCAAAGGAGAAGTAGAATTAGAGCTAATTCCCTGATAATTTGGTTGACATTGGCCTGCATTTTTTAACATATGTGAGGGTGAAAAAAGCTTCCCcgcctttctcccctcccccactcaagaaacatttattatgctGTTTGCTAAAATATGTTAGAAATATCAAGTTGAACACTTAGTTGTTTTTCACAGCATTGCTTATATTATTGAAAGGATGGGCCAACCTAAACTTCCATTAGTGAGAGAGAATTTCATAAATTATGGTATAcccatgcagtggaatattatgtggCCACTGAAAATGATATCTGGATGTAGGAAAAACCTTCTTTAAGAAGatcaaaaacaggggcgcctgggtggctcagtcgttaagcgtctgccttcagctcaggtcatgatcccagggtcctgggatcgagccccgcatcgggctccctgctccacagggggcctgcttctccctctcccactccccctgcttgtgtttcctctctcactgtgtctctctctgtcaaataaataaataaaatctttaaaaaaaaaagatcaaaaacaaaaaacaaaaaagaagaagatcaaaaacaatgaaacaatatAGGAAAGCAGTGATAAGGTTGACTATATCAAAATTTGAAACTTCTATATgaccaaaatgaaaagacaggaaaCAGAATAGGAGAAAGTTAATCTCCAACATGTAtgttaaacaaataatttatagTCAGAATATATGAAGTTCTCCTACAAgtcaatcaaaaagaaaaaatggacaaaagatgtGAATTCCCAATTAACTGAGGCAATAGGGTGGCttagaaacatttgaaaagatgtttattCAACTTGACTAGTGTTAGGAAAATGCAACTTAACATGAGAAACAATTGTATCTCCaaagatttacaaatattgaaaagATTGAAAAACTTAAGTGTTGGAGAAGGAACACATGTGGGGAAAAGGTTATTTAATACAATATTGGTGAGAGTGTAACTTGGTATtaatttttagaaggaaatttgGCAGTTCCTTTTAAAGGTTAAAAGGTACTCTAGATTTAGCAGTTTCACTTCTCAGTATCTATTCCTGAGAAATCCTTGCACATGTGCACAAAGATGTGTGTAGGAAGTTGTTATTACATTGTTTCTAACATCACAGAATTAGAAATAACCTATGTGTTCActaatagtaaatatttacataaactatggtacatctaAGCTACATGTGCAAAATTTTCTGTCTTAATGTTAAATGAGAAAGGCAAGTTGTAGGGATTATATACTACAGTGAATTTCAGTCCCATCAGACTGAATGTCCCCATAACAAATAATTTGTAATGTCTCCTTTAGATCATTGGAATGAAATTTGTAGACAACTGTGTATGATTCCACACCATTTCAAacaaaatcaatatttaataCCATAAATGTGatgtaaagaaataatagaaaactagtttgaagtaaaattttaagtattttaatatataaatgctCAAATTCCACCATACTAGAAGACAACAAAGTAATCACTTGCTCACCCCCCATACGTAGATTCACCAAATTTGTAAACACTAGGAAAGCCAACTGATCCGTGTATGTTGTATTAGTAACTTGAATACCATGCTGGCAATGTCATTGGCAAtgtcattttccaaaatgaacaaTTCTTGacaaatttccaaataaaagagTTCAGTTTTCCCTTGATTTACGCAGTGGTTGAATTCCTGAAGAGTTCTGTGTATattaaagtcatttaaaacagGGTTAGTCTCTAGGCTTAAATGATTAGAAGCACATGTTTCACCTTTATCAATGGCCAGAGATTCATTTGAAAGTCATGAGGAGGGGGTATAGGACAATTGTTTGTTGTGAGGAACT from Halichoerus grypus chromosome 6, mHalGry1.hap1.1, whole genome shotgun sequence harbors:
- the WBP2NL gene encoding postacrosomal sheath WW domain-binding protein, which gives rise to CLPFLFCSILAQCQDVELSFLQQPEGSSLFSGTKRGTLFLTSYRVIFVTSHTVNDSMFSFMMPFDLMSNCTIEQPVFTSNFIKGIIQAAPDGGWDGQATFKLAFRKGGAIEFAQLMMKAASAAARGVPLGSVNYWFSTPGLYVVTGQGRMMCSQQMPCPAYPFVVYGAPQAGYRTAQVGYGHLQAGYVPPQAGYGLSPGVYGTPQVGYGPPQAGYGSPPVGYRPPPGVYGTPPAGYGPLPAGNEASPAANETPPAANEAPPPGYEVPPAGNGAGSSRFMAAQPAGHEPSLPPASSSVVQPPSFRK